From the genome of Fundulus heteroclitus isolate FHET01 chromosome 7, MU-UCD_Fhet_4.1, whole genome shotgun sequence, one region includes:
- the LOC105922466 gene encoding gamma-crystallin M2: MHYSSKSNLSPTANMSNMSMRGKIIFYEDRNFQGRSYECMSDCSDMHSYLSRCHSCRVENGCFMVYDRPNYMGNQYFFRRGEYADYMSMMAWNDCIRSCRMIPMYRGSYRMRIYERENFGGQMYEMMDDCDSIMDRYHMSNCMSCHVMDGHWLMYEQPHYRGRMMYLRPGEYRNFMNMGMSGMRFMSMRRIMDSWY, translated from the exons ATGCACTACAGTAGCAAGAGCAACCTCTCACCCACAGCCAACATGAGCAACATGAGCATGAGGGGCAAG ATCATCTTCTACGAAGACAGGAACTTCCAAGGTCGCTCCTATGAGTGCATGAGCGACTGTTCCGACATGCACTCCTACCTGAGCAGGTGTCACTCCTGCCGGGTGGAGAATGGCTGTTTCATGGTCTATGATCGCCCCAACTACATGGGAAACCAGTATTTCTTTAGGAGGGGAGAGTATGCTGACTATATGAGCATGATGGCCTGGAATGACTGCATCAGGTCCTGCCGTATGATTCCCATG taCAGGGGATCTTACAGGATGAGGATCTATGAGAGGGAGAACTTTGGGGGTCAGATGTATGAGATGATGGATGACTGTGACTCTATTATGGACCGCTACCATATGTCCAACTGCATGTCCTGTCACGTGATGGACGGCCACTGGCTGATGTATGAGCAGCCCCACTACAGAGGCAGGATGATGTACCTGAGGCCTGGAGAGTACAGGAACTTCATGAACATGGGCATGAGCGGCATGAGATTCATGAGCATGAGGAGAATCATGGATTCCTGGTATTAA